In Pleurodeles waltl isolate 20211129_DDA chromosome 5, aPleWal1.hap1.20221129, whole genome shotgun sequence, the DNA window tgccgtgtattagcaggatactcccgagacagtgggagtacaagcaggaaagactaatcaaatgtatgtacgtcagcaggatgctctcgggttaaaaggagaactgtttgaagcttttgtgttcgccagatatggaggggtggcttcctggctgaaggggggcagcttaactatataagattgtacgctgcagaatgaagcagccagcctccgtaggaaagtcattcagactgtcctgggacactgtgctcagctcgagctattatctgttttgctaataaaacttttctcttcctcatcagtcgtgactccgcctgttgtgttctttgctggtaagagaccctgaaggcctagggtgtcccctccaccgctgggagaggtgagcctgcctttcccggttcttcagttggcgcccgaacagggactccatCAGTGGCACCCGCCGTCTActcggaaggaggaggaggttcaCTGCAGGACTACCAAAGGGGGCGCCCCACAACTGATTTGGGAAGTATCTTTTTCCTCGTGGACCTGCGGTACTCCAGCGGTGCTCCCCCCTCTTTGTCTCAACGGGCGCCGGCGGCTCTGCCCTGACTGGAGTTCCTGACATAGCTGGCCCTGAGTTcggagtcctgactgaggaggaagacaagagtaaggtaaggacagggttaacccctgtcttttctgtgtctgtctggtaggtgttattcgatctttgcaaagaccgaagtcagtggatgttttgtaaaataattaactgtCATAATATATAGATTGCATATTTGCTTCCGTTGTTTCTGTTTTCCATCCACTGATACTAAGTTACAACTGTCTGTTTAAAATAATGCCGGCATTCAGTAAATTAAggaaatggtgctgtttttgttgTCAAGCGGACTCCCGCTTGGAGGAGTCTTGTCCGGCTCCTCCAATTGGAACTCCTTGCCATGAAATGTATGTAAAACACGGGGTGGGAAGTATAATATGGACTGACATATGGCGTAAAAAGACTAGGCATAGTGCTGAATTACAGTGGCCACTGCATGGGACTTTTGATGAactgaaaattgattttttagaAGAAAGATTATTTGCAACCAAAAGTAGGCCTGGTATGTTTGATTCACTCAGGTTATGGCAGAAAGAGGGTAGACAAAAACGAATTAAAGCAGCAAAGGATGCTAAGAGACATAAtgcaaaatcagatgctgagaaagcCCAAGAATATGACCGGCAGAATGCAGAGCAGGGATGGGCCCAGATAGATAGAAGACACCAGTTAGATACAGACAGGATATATGTGGTTCAACAaacacctgaaaaaaagaaaagagactccGAAAAGGATCCTCTCATGCAAGATGTCCTAGACTGCCCCCCTGTTTATACCCCGACAATATATCCAGCTTTACCCCCAATTGCTCAGATGCCCCAGCCATTAGGTTCACCAGTGAATGCAGTAACATTTGCCCACCCACCACAATCTGAACACCAGAGACCCCCAGCATCAGCTCCAGTGACCCCCAGGTCAGACCCCCCAAGCACTTCAGCCCCCTTGCTACAAATAAAAGACGAGAGCTCAGACGATGATGGCCTCACAATATCACCTCCCCCAGGACGTCCACGACGCAATAAACTGACAGAAGAAAGGAAAATTAACACAATGTTGCATAAATATATCttaacacagccaagcctggagactatttggcagaatttTGCTCAGTTCCAAGCAGTACAACAGGCAGACATGATACAACGTATGTGTGAGATACTAATGGAAAAATGGGACGAAAATTTAGATAGCAATCCCCCCTTGCAGGTACTCAGAATAAAACAGGAGGTAGCCACAGGCTATCATCAGGGAAAGGACCTTAAGGACTACCTCCGTCAGCTGTTAAGTTATAGGAAGAACTATCACCACAAGAGGGATAAAGAAACAGGTTCAGCCAGTCCTTCACGTATTCCTTccactcacacaacacagcaccccttaaGGGAAGTCCCACCCAGCTACGTTCCAGCCACAGGTGAGGGTGCCGCGGTAGTGCCCGCTCACTGGAAACAACAATTTGTGTACCAGCAATGGGATAGAACAGAGGTCCTAGCGCTAAAAGCCCACTTGCCTGACCCACGCAAGAATCCTGCCGGCTTCTATAAAGAATTTTCCCAAATAATAAGTCCACAAATATTGACTCTCATGGACATTAAAATGTTGTTTGGTACCCTTGTACCACAGGATATCTGGAAGACTATCATACAGAAAGACTATCCTGTTGAGCTAGGCGGTACCTGGGATCAACTGGACCACGAGGACAAAGACAGGAAGCCTGGTGACAAGCCGGGAGCCTTAATAGTAGCTCTCCCTGACAGACTTCTTACGCTTATACAGAAGTCCTTGCCCCCGCGATTAGTAGACTGGGATAGAATAgatacatgtaaacaaaagaaagacgaaCACATAGCTGACTTTTTCTCTCGGTTTGAAAGGGCATACACTGACTTTAGTGGACAAGACACCTCTACCGAAGGTGGTATGCGGCTGTTTGTAGATAAATTTGTAAATTGCATATCACCTGAGGTGGCCTCAAAAATTCGGTTGACTGAGAGTACCTGGTCGACAAGCACTCCCATTGAGATACTTAATATGGCCCAATATTACGAGAATAGGGTTCAtgaagagaaggacagaaaagacaaacaaacaaaagagtTAAAAACTAAAATTCTAGTACAGCAGGCGTACCCCCAGAATAGGTCAATTCCCCGTGGACCTCAGTACCAAAATAATGGTCCCAACAGTTATCAGCCCCGCTATTCCCTGAGCTACAATCAGTGTGCCTATTGTAAAGAGGAAGGTCATTGGAAAAATGATTGCCCAAATAAAAACGGGTTTGCGCCCCAGACAAGAGGTAGAGGAGCGCCCCGTGGAGCACCCCGAGGTAGAGGACGGGGAGGTCCCCCACAGCAGGGACCTAATAGAGCCCATCAACAGCAAAATATAGCAGCCGCTGAAAATTACTTTGACAATAGTTCTGCCCAACGCCAGTATTATAATGATAATTATGATCCGGAAGAAGGTCAGGGCTTCTATTCCTGCTAGGACAGCTTAGGACAAGGGAGGATAGGACCCGTCCCAATCCCAGTTAAACAGAATGGCTCACATGTAGAAGTACAACTAGATGGTACTTCTAAGAATTTTTTAATTGACACTGGAGCCACTAAGAGTTCTGTTATGAAGGATGCGGTCCCTGGGGTCCCTTTGTCCAGCAATACTAACGTGTCTGTAGGATTCTCAGGCGTCCCAGTGATTAACCCCGTATCCAAGCCACTGGAACTCACAATTGGTCCCTACACTGTTGATTCTCCTCTAATACTTACCTCTGGTTGTAGTGAAAATTTGCTAGGTCTCGATTTACTGAAAAGATTACACGCCACTATATATTGTTCCCCTGATGGCGTGTACGTCACCATGGGTCCTCACGTGACACCCACCCAGTTCATAGCGTTACCACTCCCGCCTGAGCTAGAGATGCTCCCcgctacactttgggcttcaaacaaTGAAGATGTGGGCTGCCTTGATATCCCCCCTTTCTCCATCAAGTTAAAAGAGCATGCACTACTTCCCCGTCTGCCACAGTACAAGttatcacatcacactgaacaggcCCTCAAGGACATTATATTGCAGCTGATTGATAAAGGGGTTGTTGAAGAGACCAGAGGTACTACATGTAACAGCCCCATACTCCCAGTACTCAAAAAGTCCGCTGATTCTTCCCATCAGCCCGGCCTACGCTTTGTGCTTGACCTTCGAGCAGTTAATAAAGTAGTGGAGCCTCAATTCCCTGTTGTACCCGACATTACCACCCTCCTAACAATGATACCCTCCACTGCTACCTGGTTCTCTGTAATTGATctcaagaatgcattctttagcataccTATTCACCCGGACAGCAGACACATTTTTGGATTCTCCCTGggcggtcgcagtttccggttctgtcgcgcaccTCAGGGGTACACGGAATCACCCAGTGTTTTTAGCCAGGTGCTCAAGGGACAGTTGGATTCCTTTCAATTCCCCGCTGGTTCCACCCtggtacaatatgttgatgatctccTTATTGCTTCTGACTCCCAAGAACATTGCAAAAAAGACACAGTTGCACTTCTCACTCATCTATCCCAACACCATCACAAAGTATCCctcactaaattacagtattgtcaacagCAGGTTACCTATCTTGGTCACCTGCTGTCGAAGGAGGGACGTACACTTACCCCGGCCCGGGTACAAGCCATACGCAATATACCTGTCCCCACAAAACAGAGGGAGGTCAGGGGATTCATTGGCATCACATCtttttgccgccaatggatacctaatttttctctcCTTATCAAGCCTTTCTTAGCACTCACCCACAAAGACTGCCCGGACACCGTTGTCTGGAATACTGAATGCCAGTCCAGCTTTGAAGATTTGAAGGACGCTCTCTGTTCAGCCCCTGTGTTAGGCACGCCTGACTATCATAAGCCCTTTACATTGTTTGTAAGTGAACATAACGGTTGCTCTCTCTCAGTCCTGACACAAGAACATGGTGGCAAACAGcgaccatgtgcttatttttcagccctTCTGGATCCTGTTGCCAGGGCTCTTCCAAGCTGCCTACGGGCTGTAGCTGCAGCCGCAGTAGCAGTGCGCCAATCAGCTGGAATAGTTATGGATACTTCATTATTATTGTTGGTCCCACATGCCGTTGATGCCCTACTTAacaaaactaagacacaacaccttACAAATGCCCGCCTGACCAGTTATGAGTTAACACTTCTTGCCAGTCACATCACCATCAAAAGATGCACTACCTTGAATCCCGCAACGTTATTACCCCTGACTGAAAGCTCTGAAGATACACATACTGATATACATGACTGCATTATCAGGACAGAGGAGGAAACGAAAGGAAGGGTAGATCTGCAAGACACGCCTCTAAGTAACCCCCAAGGCACCTTGtacattgatggttcatgtctcaaatTACCTGATGGCACCACATCAGCTGCATATGCTATCACAACACTAACGGCAGTAGTTGAAGCACGTcggataccacataattcagcacaagcggctgagttagtggcactgattagagcctgtgaaataagcacagatttagatgtcaatatctacactgacagtcaatacgcgtttggagtggcacacaattttggcagattgtgggcggaaagaggctttctcacatcacacGGCACCCACATACAACATGGGGGGTTAATACACAGACTGCTCTCCGTTCTAGCCCTGCCACGGACCATGGCCAttgtgaaatgcagcgcacacagaaagatCACTGATCACGTAGGGAAAGGGAACGCCTTTGCAGATCAGGTAGCGAAGGAAACAGCACGTCAGACGAAAAACAAGATGTATGTAGCGGGACCAGCCAGATGGGTCCCAGATAACGGGATGTTTGAGGACACGGTAGAGAGTGTGAAAAGCATACAGGCAGAAGCGACGGAAGTTGAATTGGCATCATGGAAGGAGACACACGCGAGGTTTAATGAAGAAACAGGGTGTTGGACAGACTTGTCAGAAGCCCAGAGATGGATGCTTCCTGATGGGTATGTCCTTCCtgtagtgacaatggctcatggtccagcacacatcagtccagcagggatatgcaaacttcttgcccctgtctggtacaacaaaaacattccaaaggcagctgagaagttgGTTAAACACTGTATGATTTGCATGCAACACAATCCTGGCAAGGGCATTAAAGTACCTCCCGGCCATTTCGCGCCCCCTGATTATccatttgaagctatacagatggattacatcgaaatggaaagatgtaacaatttgaagtatgtattggtggtCGTCTGCATGTTTAGCAAATGGGTAGAAGCCTATCCTACAAGGGATAACACAGCCCTTACAACTGCTAAGGTACTCTTGAAAGAGTTCTTTCCCCGGTTTGGAATGCCTCGAATTGCATGGTCagacaatggcagccattttacaggtcaggTGATGAAAAAGGTGTGTGAAGGATTGGGAATTAGACAGAAATTCCATGCTGCCAaccatccacaagctgcaggactagtTGAGAAATATAATGGTTCACTCAAATTAAAGTTGTCCAAAATATGTGCTGACAAAGGCATATCGTGGCCTGATGCTCTCCCCCTGGCCCTGTTGTCACTTCGGGCTACACCACATTCCAAGTCAGGTCTCTCGCCATATGAAGTGGTCATGGGGAGACCGGCTAATGTGTGGGGAGTTCCAAGGCCAAAGAAATACTCAGATTTACCATACCCTGTATTGATGGATTACCTCAATGAACTCACTAACTCTTTACGTCTcattcatcagcaggtgaaggatattCTGCCACCATTACCTCTTACTCCAGGCCACTGTATCGAGCCTGGTGACTGGGTCCTCACCAAGAATTTCCAGCGCAAAAAGAGTCTTGAGCCCCGGTGGAAAGGCCCCCGCCAAGTACTCCTTGCTACCAGGACTGCTGTGAAAGTCGAGGGAGCAAAGAATTGGATCCACGCTTCACACTGCAAAAGGGTACCTTTGCCCTTACCATACGatcagtgggtgaaagagggtcaaGGTGACGACGAATGCGAGAAAGTACCCACTTTTGTTCCTTTCAGTGACGCGCAGATAGAGTGGACAGCCACCCAGGAGGAGAGTGATTCGGTCCTTCGGGGAGCGACACCTGAAGGTGTTCCAGTTGTTCCCTTGTTTCCGGATCAGACTGAGCCTGGTTCTGCGAGATATGACCTCCGCAAACGTCACCAACATTGAATAGATGATTCATCGTTTACCTGTTGCATCCAGCCAAACAttcgctgcagggccgtgattttgtccggTGTGGCGGACCAGagagtgtcaataggactgctggaatcacccaccggtggagcaaccaccagtcacgggcagcacctaggggaGGCTGAGTGGCATGCAGGTACTGAATAACTAAATTTGATATTGATCACTGCCAGTGAGAAGAGCAGACTTGAGAAAGGAAAAGGACTATGTATTCAGATTACGAGAAGAGCGTACAGAGACAGAAACtgagaaaaattaaacatttaaaaaaattgtttggtcCACGTACAACGTGTCTGGCGATAATTGTAGTGCTTCTTGTCATATTAGCGTGCATTGGCTGGACCATCCACACTGCTACAGAGAAAAGACAGCCTCCTACGCCAACGTCTGCGCCCATGCATACACATGTATCTCTACCACCTGAGATACATGCCAGGAGACAAGAATATGACAATAATACGTTCATCCAGATGCTACATCAACATCAACTTGTTACAAACTTGACAGACTGTTGGGTTTGTGGTCATTTTCCTCACACGGCTGCTCATGCATTTCAGTTTCCAGTCTTTCCTGTAACGGCTGCCTACACTTGTTCCTTAATGTCCAATGTTTCAATACAGACCCCCCTACCCGGTTCTAGGCCTGTGAGACGACCCGGTATCATAACGAACAACACACTCTTTGAAGACTTTATCCTTCAGTTTCAAGCCAAGATACACATCGCGTGCAATTGTACGGATTCTCCAACAATGCGTAGGATCATGACCTTGCCCCGCTATCCACTCATGGAATATACATTTGGTCCGGTCTCCATGAAACCAAAAACAATATCTATCAGACCTCGGCAGGCCCCGCTCTGTATCTGCGGACAAGGACGCATACCTGTCGGAGTCAGTGTCTGTAATGCGACCATCACgtacaacacctccaccccttacCTCAATGCACCTACAGGACTATACTTTGTATGTGGGAGTAAGGCCTACACCTGGCTGCCACCTGGTTGGAGCGGCATTTGCTATATTGCCTTCCTTCTCCCACCAACGTTCAACAAGCCACCTACGTATCATCGACAAAAAAGAGATACTGTAGACCAAACAGACACTTCCGCACAGCTGTTCATGGATATAACAAAAGGACTGCTACCCTTTTGGGGGCCCTCGGTGAACAGTCTGCAAATACGACGACTAACGCGAGTCTTGGAGGCTACGATAAATGAAACAGCTGGAAAATTAACACAATGTTGCATAAATATATCttaacacagccaagcctggagactatttggcagaatttTGCTCAGTTCCAAGCAGTACAACAGGCAGACATGATACAACGTACGTGTGAGATACTAATGGAAAAATGGGACGAAAATTTAGGTAGCAATCCCCCCTTGCAGGTACTCAGAATAAAACAGGAGGTAGCCACAGGCTATCATCAGGGAAAGGACCTTAAGGACTACCTCCGTCAGCTGTTAAGTTATAGGAAGAACTATCACCACAAGAGGGATAAAGAAACAGGTTCAGCCAGTCCTTCACGTATTCCTTccactcacacaacacagcaccccttaaGGGAAGTCCCACCCAGCTACGTTCCAGCCACAGGTGAGGGTGCCGCGGTAGTGCCCGCTCACTGGAAACAACAATTTGTGTACCAGCAATGGGATAGAACAGAGGTCCTAGCGCTAAAAGCCCACTTGCCTGACCCACGCAAGAATCCTGCCGGCTTCTATAAAGAATTTTCCCAAATAATAAGTCCACAAATATTGACTCTCATGGACATTAAAATGTTGTTTGGTACCCTTGTACCACAGGATATCTGGAAGACTATCATACAGAAAGACTATCCTGTTGAGCTAGGCGGTACCTGGGATCAACTGGACCACGAGGACAAAGACAGGAAGCCTGGTGACAAGCCGGGAGCCTTAATAGTAGCTCTCCCTGACAGACTTCTTACGCTTATACAGAAGTCCTTGCCCCCGCGATTAGTAGACTGGGATAGAATAgatacatgtaaacaaaagaaagacgaaCACATAGCTGACTTTTTCTCTCGGTTTGAAAGGGCATACACTGACTTTAGTGGACAAGACACCTCTACCGAAGGTGGTATGCGGCTGTTTGTAGATAAATTTGTAAATTGCATATCACCTGAGGTGGCCTCAAAAATTTGGTTGACTGAGAGTACCTGGTCGACAAGCACTCCCATTGAGATACTTAATATGGCCCAATATTACGAGAATAGGGTTCAtgaagagaaggacagaaaagacaaacaaacaaaagagtTAAAAACTAAAATTCTAGTACAGCAGGCGTACCCCCAGAATAGGTCAATTCCCCGTGGACCTCAGTACCAAAATAATGGTCCCAACAGTTATCAGCCCCGCTATTCCCTGAGCTACAATCAGTGTGCCTATTGTAAAGAGGAAGGTCATTGGAAAAATGATTGCCCAAATAAAAACGGGTTTGCGCCCCAGACAAGAGGTAGAGGAGCGCCCCGTGGAGCACCCCGAGGTAGAGGACGGGGAGGTCCCCCACAGCAGGGACCTAATAGAGCCCATCAACAGCAAAATATAGCAGCCGCTGAAAATTACTTTGACAATAGTTCTGCCCAACGCCAGTATTATAATGATAATTATGATCCGGAAGAAGGTCAGGGCTTCTATTCCTGCTAGGACAGCTTAGGACAAGGGAGGATAGGACCCGTCCCAATCCCAGTTAAACAGAATGGCCCACATGTAGAAGTACAACTAGATGGTACTTCTAAGAATTTTTTAATTGACACTGGAGCCACTAAGAGTTCTGTTATGAAGGATGCGGTCCCTGGGGTCCCTTTGTCCAGCAATACTAACGTGTCTGTAGGATTCTCAGGCGTCCCAGTGATTAACCCCGTATCCAAGCCACTGGAACTCACAATTGGTCCCTACACTGTTGATTCTCCTCTAATACTTACCTCTGGTTGTAGTGAAAATTTGCTAGGTCTCGATTTACTGAAAAGATTACACGCCACTATATATTGTTCCCCTGATGGCGTGTACGTCACCATGGGTCCTCACGTGACACCCACCCAGTTCATAGCGTTACCACTCCCGCCTGAGCTAGAGATGCTCCCcgctacactttgggcttcaaacaaTGAAGATGTGGGCTGCCTTGATATCCCCCCTTTCTCCATCAAGTTAAAAGAGCATGCACTACTTCCCCGTCTGCCACAGTACAAGTTACCACATCACACTGAACAGGCCCTCAAGGACATTATATTGCAGCTGATTGATAAAGGGGTTGTTGAAGAGACCAGAGGTACTACATGTAACAGCCCCATACTCCCAGTACTCAAAAA includes these proteins:
- the LOC138297010 gene encoding uncharacterized protein: MYSDYEKSVQRQKLRKIKHLKKLFGPRTTCLAIIVVLLVILACIGWTIHTATEKRQPPTPTSAPMHTHVSLPPEIHARRQEYDNNTFIQMLHQHQLVTNLTDCWVCGHFPHTAAHAFQFPVFPVTAAYTCSLMSNVSIQTPLPGSRPVRRPGIITNNTLFEDFILQFQAKIHIACNCTDSPTMRRIMTLPRYPLMEYTFGPVSMKPKTISIRPRQAPLCICGQGRIPVGVSVCNATITYNTSTPYLNAPTGLYFVCGSKAYTWLPPGWSGICYIAFLLPPTFNKPPTYHRQKRDTVDQTDTSAQLFMDITKGLLPFWGPSVNSLQIRRLTRVLEATINETAGKLTQCCINIS